The Zingiber officinale cultivar Zhangliang chromosome 10A, Zo_v1.1, whole genome shotgun sequence genome contains a region encoding:
- the LOC122028045 gene encoding gibberellin-regulated protein 5-like, whose protein sequence is MAAAARSSSIFLSCPLLLALLLASSLTESVSGGQLQPRECQGKCAYRCSATSHKKPCMFFCLKCCAKCLCVPPGTYGNKETCACYNNWKTQEGRPKCP, encoded by the exons ATGGCGGCAGCTGCgcgttcttcttcgatatttctCTCCTGCCCCTTGCTCCTGGCGCTGCTCCTCGCGTCCTCTCTCACGGAG AGCGTCAGTGGCGGTCAGCTTCAACCACGAG AGTGTCAGGGGAAATGCGCGTATCGATGCTCGGCGACGTCGCACAAGAAGCCGTGCATGTTCTTCTGCCTGAAGTGCTGCGCCAAGTGCCTGTGCGTGCCGCCGGGCACCTACGGCAACAAGGAGACCTGCGCCTGCTACAACAACTGGAAGACGCAGGAAGGCCGCCCCAAGTGTCCTTGA
- the LOC122028044 gene encoding heavy metal-associated isoprenylated plant protein 25-like isoform X2, whose product MSQKFYCMTMRMNIDCDGCYRKIRRALLQIQDLESHLIEKKQSRVSVRGVFIPQEIAIRIRQKTNRRVEILEIKEMDVSHEISSRTTVAQRPPQVN is encoded by the exons ATGTCACAGAAG TTCTATTGCATGACGATGAGAATGAACATCGACTGCGATGGCTGCTATCGTAAGATCCGCAGAGCTCTTCTTCAAATACAAG ATTTGGAGAGCCATTTAATCGAGAAGAAGCAGAGCAGGGTGAGCGTGCGCGGGGTGTTCATCCCGCAGGAAATTGCGATAAGGATAAGGCAGAAGACTAATCGGCGAGTCGAGATATTGGAGATCAAGGAAATGGATGTTAGCCATGAGATCAGCAGTAGAACTACTGTAGCCCAGAGGCCCCCTCAAGTTAATTAG
- the LOC122028044 gene encoding heavy metal-associated isoprenylated plant protein 25-like isoform X1 yields the protein MGYGDPFHSSSQLHLVRNTPLQCHRRQFYCMTMRMNIDCDGCYRKIRRALLQIQDLESHLIEKKQSRVSVRGVFIPQEIAIRIRQKTNRRVEILEIKEMDVSHEISSRTTVAQRPPQVN from the exons ATGGGTTATGGCGACCCTTTCCATAGTTCATCCCAACTCCATCTTGTGCGAAACACCCCTCTGCAATGTCACAGAAGGCAG TTCTATTGCATGACGATGAGAATGAACATCGACTGCGATGGCTGCTATCGTAAGATCCGCAGAGCTCTTCTTCAAATACAAG ATTTGGAGAGCCATTTAATCGAGAAGAAGCAGAGCAGGGTGAGCGTGCGCGGGGTGTTCATCCCGCAGGAAATTGCGATAAGGATAAGGCAGAAGACTAATCGGCGAGTCGAGATATTGGAGATCAAGGAAATGGATGTTAGCCATGAGATCAGCAGTAGAACTACTGTAGCCCAGAGGCCCCCTCAAGTTAATTAG
- the LOC122028043 gene encoding HMG-Y-related protein A-like encodes MATAAAEEGNRAYPEMIMEAIAALGEGGGADKAAISDYIESKQKDLPPDHSSLLATHLDRMKENGELLLVDGNYTKPASSTLAKRGRGRPPKPKPELAAGAEVPSPRPRGRPPKPKDPLADAVAKVASGFPRPRGRPPKADRAADSGTSAAVVGVKRGRGRPPKVKTALVAEAV; translated from the exons ATGGCTACTGCTGCCGCTGAAGAAGGTAACAGGGCATACCCGGAG ATGATCATGGAAGCGATCGCAGCGCTGGGCGAAGGGGGCGGCGCCGACAAGGCGGCCATTTCGGACTACATCGAGTCCAAGCAAAAGGACCTGCCGCCGGACCACTCGTCGCTTCTGGCGACGCACCTCGACCGCATGAAGGAGAACGGGGAGCTCCTGCTCGTCGACGGAAACTACACGAAGCCGGCTTCCAGCACGCTCGCTAAGCGAGGCCGCGGCAGGCCGCCCAAGCCCAAGCCGGAGCTCGCCGCCGGCGCCGAGGTTCCCTCGCCCCGTCCTCGTGGACGGCCGCCGAAGCCGAAGGATCCGCTGGCCGACGCCGTCGCCAAGGTGGCATCCGGGTTTCCCCGCCCGCGTGGCCGGCCTCCGAAGGCCGACCGCGCCGCGGATTCGGGGACGAGTGCCGCTGTGGTCGGCGTCAAGCGGGGGCGCGGGCGGCCTCCGAAGGTGAAGACCGCGCTCGTGGCCGAAGCGGTCTGA
- the LOC122027303 gene encoding uncharacterized protein At3g17950-like has product MDRDTDFIPSSPSFSSLSSSDLDTESTSSFFPDRSTTLGTLMGVSFAATVSASRSARLPSRREHASGGAAARRPKPRAAERRRRRGRKGSWWRLCRDEMSGPTSLGEFLQVERRMAGGDVADGHYVFGGAAASAAAEHVAVGGGPLFADGVVLPPAPPAVRQRRTESMGRLPALLIPGICSGGEG; this is encoded by the exons ATGGATCGGGACACCGACTTCATCCCTTCCTCTCCTTCCTTCTCGTCCCTTTCCTCCTCCGATCTCGACACCGAG TCGACCAGCTCCTTCTTTCCCGACCGGAGCACCACCCTCGGCACGCTCATGGGCGTCTCGTTCGCAGCCACCGTCTCCGCCTCCCGCTCCGCCCGTCTTCCGTCTCGCCGCGAGCACGCCAGCGGGGGCGCCGCCGCGCGGCGTCCGAAGCCGAGGGCGGCGGAGCGGCGGCGGCGACGCGGGAGGAAGGGGAGCTGGTGGCGGCTCTGCCGCGACGAGATGTCCGGGCCGACCTCGCTGGGGGAGTTCCTGCAAGTGGAGCGGCGGATGGCGGGCGGAGACGTGGCGGACGGGCACTACGTCTTCGGCGGCGCCGCGGCCTCCGCCGCCGCGGAGCACGTGGCGGTGGGCGGAGGGCCGCTGTTCGCCGACGGCGTGGTGCTGCCTCCGGCTCCTCCGGCCGTGCGGCAGAGGCGGACGGAGTCGATGGGGCGGCTGCCGGCGCTGCTCATCCCTGGAATCTGCAGCGGCGGCGAGGGATAA